A single window of Labrus mixtus chromosome 23, fLabMix1.1, whole genome shotgun sequence DNA harbors:
- the LOC132958901 gene encoding uncharacterized protein LOC132958901, with protein MGVRNSLPMEGVDVILGNDLSGARVWKDDPPSLVSEVGAKQGGNDESVNVSRSKPVCIVAKPVTVPSEDFVVPSEQIVTDTPSRTNLVQHDIDVGDAKPIQQRFYRVPIEKRRRMEKEVDYMVQNGIAEPASSHWASPCLLVPNMFDITYRNRISDIKHPSSLPYCSLFCCSLQNYGHFKATVIRTTMNHGLIKAFLLCSLSWISVSGSESQTVEVQSGDDVTLMCSGMDEIVRVRYWLKVVKGTNIQCVSTMASHISEVTYRDGYSNHKFTMWSNTSTIFLKVRSVELNDSGVYYCGFNKHGRPFLTTIHLKIKGSNESDEDVDRTDSNHTSMILLLFL; from the exons ATGGGGGTGCGGAACTCATTGCCAATGGAGGGTGTGGATGTTATATTGGGTAATGACTTGTCAGGGGCAAGAGTGTGGAAAGATGATCCACCTTCTCTTGTG TCGGAGGTCGGGGCAAAGCAGGGGGGTAATGATGAATCTGTGAATGTGTCTCGATCTAAACCGGTGTGTATTGTCGCCAAGCCTGTCACGGTCCCATCTGAAGACTTTGTTGTTCCGTCGGAGCAGATTGTCACGG ACACTCCATCACGTACCAACCTGGTGCAGCATGACATAGATGTTGGTGATGCTAAACCTATTCAGCAGCGTTTTTATCGTGTTCCTATAGAGAAGCGAAGACGTATGGAAAAGGAGGTTGACTATATGGTGCAGAATGGGATAGCGGAACCAGCATCCTCCCATTGGGCATCACCGTGTTTACTTGTTCCTAA CATGTTTGACATCACATACAGGAACAGGATAAGTGACATCAAACACCCCTCCTCTTTGCCCTATTGTTCTCTTTTCTGCTGCTCTCTTCAAAATTACGGACACTTCAAAGCCACGGTCATACGCACAACGATGAACCACGGGCTGATAAAAGCGTTCCTTCTCTGCAGCCTCA GTTGGATCTCTGTCTCAGGTTCTGAGTCTCAGACTGTGGAGGTCCAgtctggtgatgatgtcacactgatGTGCTCCGGCATGGACGAAATAGTAAGAGTCAGATATTGGCTGAAAGTTGTCAAAGGAACCAACATCCAGTGTGTCTCTACTATGGCCAGTCATATCAGTGAAGTGACATATCGTGATGGATACAGTAATCATAAATTCACTATGTGGTCCAACACCTCTACTATCTTTCTCAAAGTCCGTTCAGTGGAATTAAACGACTCTGGAGTTTATTACTGTGGATTTAACAAACATGGACGTCCATTTCTTACTACGATACATCTAAAGATCAAAG